TTGGCCACTGCGATCGGCATGGCGATTTTGCTATTGCAATTACCTTTACGAGAATTGGGCTTTCAATTCTTTCAGGCCAGTGCTGCGGTTGAGAACTCTGGTCGGGAATATTTCAATGCCACGATCTGGGCAGCGCCAGCGTTTTTAATTAATTATGTGCTGGTGGGTTGGTTCCTGGGGCAAAGCCAAAGTATCAAGGTTTTATTACTATCGATCGTGGGCAGTGGTGCGAATGTATTGTTAAATTACTTATTTGTGGTTGAGTTGCAATGGCAAAGCACCGGCGCAGGGATCGCCACCACCGCCAGTCAGTATCTCACTCTGTTACTTGGTATCGGGTTGGTGCAACGTAGTTTAAGCCAGTTTACCCTGCCCAAATTAACCAACCTCAGGCAAGCAGTATTTAATCCCCAGGCGATCGGTGTTACCTTTGCCCTCAATGGCAATATCATGCTGCGCACTTTCGCGTTGATCACCGTATTTTCCACCTTTACTAATCTCAGTTCTGCCCTAAGCACCACTACCCTGGCGGCCAACTCGCTCCTTTTGCAGGTATTTACCAGTACCGCCTATTTCATTGATGGATTTGCAAACGCAACTGAGAGCCTGGTGGGGATTTTTAAAGGGAATGGCGATCGCCGTCAATTGGTTGCCCTACTCCAGGTTTCTGCTGTGGCAAGCTTTATGATCGGCATTCTGGCGGCATGTGGTTTTATTTATGCGCCTGCGGTTTTGTTTGCATTGCTAACCAGTCATAGCAATGTTGTGGCGACTATTAGCAATTATGTGGTCTGGTTGCTGCCAATTCTGGGCATTGGTGCGATCGCCTTTGTGTTAGATGGCTATTTCATTGGCCTCACCGCTGGAGCAACATTGCGGAATGCGGCCTTAATCTCGGCAGCGGTAGGGTTTGCACCGATCGCCTATCTGGCCTGGCAATTGGGTAGTAATCATTTACTCTGGCTGGCCTTAGCTGGATTTATGCTGGCGCGGGCGATCACCTTAGCGGTTAAGATTCCCAGCAGCCTCAAAACGATCAAATCCGCCACTTGAGCTTGTCTATATTAAGCTCCCCGTGGGATGTCTGGCCATTGCCACAAACCTTGAGGCTTTAATGGATAGATAGACTTAGGGTATCTAAATATAAAGCAATTATTAAATCAATAGGTAGAAGTAATTTGAATACCTTTTAAAGCCATAAGATATCTAAAATACTCCTAGTGGCATGGGACATTGCACTCAGGTTGAAAATGCAACCATAATGAGCGAGATGCAAATTGCCAAAGGATTATTAAGCAACAAGCAAGGAGATGGAGCCAATGCTGAAGACAGAAATGATCAACAGCCTAGCCAGTTGCGATATTCGGATGGAAAGCCGTGAGATGGTGGTCGATTGTGACTCGTTTCAGGCCGCCTATCGGGTATGGGAAAATCACCAACGCTTGTGTTACGAAGTTTCGCCGTTTCAAGATGTCGATCGGATCAAACTAAAAGTGCAGGGCAAAAATCTCTTTCCCCCCTTCCGCTGTGATATTTAGTTAGATATTTAAATATTTAGATTTTGATCTTTTACTTTTGCGATTTGTTGTTACAGTCACGTTCGATTCAATTGGCTGATTTAGCGATCGCCGCCAGCTTGATTACAATCGCTCCAATTGCTTAATCATTCCGGTGCGGGAAATCACCAAAACCTAGTTAGGTTATCCCGAATCCTGTTGAATAACCTCATTTAAAATGCTTGTAATCGTTACGACCATTACGTTGCCTATGTAAGCGATCCCAAGGATTTGATATTAGGAAGAATAAGGCTAACTTAGTTAACTTAGGCTTGTTTTTTTGCCTGCCGTTGTGATTTTAAGTAGGAAAATACCGACTTATCACCAATATCCGCTGGGATATCCTGAAACAGCTTGCGCAGTGCAAAGATAAAAAACAACATTGCCCAGACGGCCAAGAGTACCTGCTCAGCAGCGATCGGCAGCTTACCTACCATATGCCCCACCAGCAGAAAAGGTACTAATACAGTAAGAATTTTAGTTTCAAACCGATTGAAGCAAAATGCTTCCTTAAAGTAAATTCCCGTTAAGGCGGCAAAGGTAAAGCCCACGCCAATTAGAGTTAGTGGTTGTTGATAGACGGCGATCGCCAAATTCTCGCCACTTTGCAAGGCAATTGCCACGGAGGCAAGGCAACCAACTGCCAGGAAAGCCTGGAGGGTACGATGCAGCAGTGCCAAATAAATATGAATCTTGGTGAGGGCGATCGCCAGTGCCACACAAAACACTGCATATAGTCCAGTAACTAAGCTGGGCATAATCGCTAAATTCTGCCCCTGCAAGGCAACCGTGACCGCACCACAAAAGCTTGCTGCTGCGATCGCCAACGCCGCCCGATAAATAATCACTTCCTGGCGATCGTCAGGGCCAACTGTAAATTCGCCGAACTGCCCTTTGTACACAGTTTCGATCGGGATCTCTGGCTGCCTGGAATTAGCGGTGGAATTTGTAGTCATAGTTACCTCGCCAGCAATATCAATTGTATTTGCATAACATTACATTCTATCTATTCAATCCCATCATAGCGCCAGGGCACTGGATCGACCGCTTCATTGTTTACATATAACCCCCAATGCAAATGGGGGCCGGTGGAAATTCCAGTCGAGCCAACCGCACCGATTACCTGACCTGGCTGGACAAAATCACCTTCTTTGACGTTAATCCGGCTGAGGTGAATAAAAATACTCAACACGCCCTGACCATGATCGATGCCGACGGTGTTGCCATGTAGTTGAAAGCCTTGCCCCACTGTACCAACCAAGCGTACATAGCCCGCCGCTGGGGCAAAAACTGGCGATCCGGTTCCGGCGGCATAATCCACGCCCCGGTGATAATAGTCATTGGCAAACTCACCATTGTAATAGCGTCGTACGCCAAAAACCGTGGATACCGAGCCCTGGCTGGGGCGAATAAAGGCTCCTTGCCAGAATTTTTGAGGGCTGACAATTTTCTTGAAGGCATCAACCCGATCGAACTCATGGTCTGTCCCCTCGATCGAGCTTTTGCTAGGGCTGAGCCAGATGCTTTGGGTGGGATAGCTGCGATTTTGTAAATTTACGTTATAAGCCTGAGAGCCAGATGGCATAACTACTTGTACTTGCTTAAGTCCCGGTGCATCGAGGGGTGTGGTTGGTAGCAATGCGCGCCAGCGATTAGGAGCGATCGCAAAGGCTGGGTATTGC
The sequence above is a segment of the Pseudanabaena sp. PCC 7367 genome. Coding sequences within it:
- a CDS encoding M23 family metallopeptidase, giving the protein MGLLMASLLLAIAPALLQPALVSAQQIAISPPNPELGDTISVVINMPPNQATNTNPYVLFKQKQYPAFAIAPNRWRALLPTTPLDAPGLKQVQVVMPSGSQAYNVNLQNRSYPTQSIWLSPSKSSIEGTDHEFDRVDAFKKIVSPQKFWQGAFIRPSQGSVSTVFGVRRYYNGEFANDYYHRGVDYAAGTGSPVFAPAAGYVRLVGTVGQGFQLHGNTVGIDHGQGVLSIFIHLSRINVKEGDFVQPGQVIGAVGSTGISTGPHLHWGLYVNNEAVDPVPWRYDGIE
- a CDS encoding DUF2301 domain-containing membrane protein, producing the protein MTTNSTANSRQPEIPIETVYKGQFGEFTVGPDDRQEVIIYRAALAIAAASFCGAVTVALQGQNLAIMPSLVTGLYAVFCVALAIALTKIHIYLALLHRTLQAFLAVGCLASVAIALQSGENLAIAVYQQPLTLIGVGFTFAALTGIYFKEAFCFNRFETKILTVLVPFLLVGHMVGKLPIAAEQVLLAVWAMLFFIFALRKLFQDIPADIGDKSVFSYLKSQRQAKKQA
- a CDS encoding MATE family efflux transporter, with product MSKWTLSGDRYEFLPQFLRLAIINIISNLMVPLAGLIDSAFLGHLDQIRHLAGVSLATVLFNYIYWSFGFLRMGTTGTTAQALGRGDRAEILLTLIRNGLLATAIGMAILLLQLPLRELGFQFFQASAAVENSGREYFNATIWAAPAFLINYVLVGWFLGQSQSIKVLLLSIVGSGANVLLNYLFVVELQWQSTGAGIATTASQYLTLLLGIGLVQRSLSQFTLPKLTNLRQAVFNPQAIGVTFALNGNIMLRTFALITVFSTFTNLSSALSTTTLAANSLLLQVFTSTAYFIDGFANATESLVGIFKGNGDRRQLVALLQVSAVASFMIGILAACGFIYAPAVLFALLTSHSNVVATISNYVVWLLPILGIGAIAFVLDGYFIGLTAGATLRNAALISAAVGFAPIAYLAWQLGSNHLLWLALAGFMLARAITLAVKIPSSLKTIKSAT